Sequence from the Pelotomaculum isophthalicicum JI genome:
CTCGTACTCTGTCAATGTGGACGGGCTGACAGGCAGAGTTACAGCTTTTCATGACAGGAACAGCGGTTCACCCGTCACCCTGCCGGACAGCAAGAATGTGGTGACGGCCGAAGCGGCAAAAGCCGAGTTTTTACAAAGCAACCCGCTGCGCCTGGTTTACACCTGGCCTGAATACTGCGGCCAGAAAGCGCCCAAACCCCCTTCTGGTTTACATACCGGACTACGGTTACGGTGCAAGCGGGGGTATATCGATGCCTTAACCGGAAAAACAGTGACTTTGGAGATGAATTAGAAATGGCCGGATGCGGGAGGAACGCCATGAAGTCCTTAAAATTTTGCGCCTTAATCTTCTTGTTTTTGTTGTTTGCGGTGGCCATGGTTTTTACGGCAATTACTATCCTGAATGGCTGAGTATTTACTGGGAAAGGTACTAAGATTAAGCCGTGGGATGCGGAAAAACTTAATGTGGTGGTGTAATTTGTGGAAGGAGGCCCGCAATGAAAACTGCCCGATTGATCATCGCACTTTTAATATTTACTTCTATAAGCGGCTGCGCTATGGATGAGAAGAAGTTGTCTGACGACCAGGGGAGGAAAACAATTGTTACTATGGACCAGGCGATAACAGAGTACCTGGAAAATAGTATTATCCCCATTCTACCTCCCCCCGGCGTGAAAACATTTGCGGCGTACGACCTTCTCGGGGTGTCCGAAAACGGGGATGAAAAAACAGCCTACATGTTGGCAGACATATGGACATATGGGGTTGAGCCAAGCGTCGGCATCGGCCCCCGCAGCGCCAGCTTCCTGCCCTTGGCGCTAATCTTAAGAGAGGAAAACGGCGGTTTTACAGTCGTTGGGCACCGGCAACCGCGCGACGGCTCGAACAATTGGCCGGATATAAAACAAATTTTCCCAGAAGAATACCACGAGAGAATTTTAGACTACCACAAAACGGGGAAGGGTCAAGAAATGGAACAATCAATCAGAGAAAGAGTAAACAATTATTTAAAGACGGTAGGAATAGAAAATACTGTTTGATTTTGTACGTAACAAAGGATGTCCTATTGATTTAAGAACCAATATTTATTACAGTTTCCAAGCTTTAAAAATTATTTCAGGGGTGCTTCTTTTTCACACGGGCTATCCGGGACCCTTAAAATCAACTAATCGTGATTTTGCTTATTCATGGTGTTGGCTCTGTTTTTGCTTTTTATTAAATTTGTGTTGACCTTCTAAAGATTACATTTATAATTATACCTAGATTAACTAAGCATAGTTTATCTAGGTAATATTTTAAACGTCAAAAGGAGGGCAGTCATGAAGGTTAACAAGGAGTTGCTAAAAGGGAGCACAGTTGCCATAATCCTAGCGATGCTTGACCAGCAACCTATGTACGGCTATCAGATGATTAAGGAAATTGAAAAACATTCTGAAGGGGTTTTTGTGTTTAAAGAGGGGACGCTTTATCCAATTTTACATTCCCTGGAATCAGAAGGCATGGTTGAATCCTACTGGACTGAGACCGAGGGGAACCGCCGGAGAAAATATTATAAAATCACTGGTGAGGGGCGGTCGCAATTGAAGGAAAAACGAAATGAATGGGCTGCCTTCTACAAAGCGGTTAATCAGGTTCTAGGGGAGGGGATTGTATGAGGTTGGAACAGAATCAGAAGGTCCAACAATATCTAAATGCTGTTTGCTCGCAAATAAAATGCCGTGAAGTACACGGGCAAATCAGGCTGGAATTGCTGGGACACATTGAAGAAAACGTCGAAGAGCTTTTACAGACGAATATTCCGGAAGAGGAAGCCATTGATCAGGCGATTGCGCAGATGGGAGATGCCCTGAGTTTGGGAAAACAACTGCACCAGGCCCACAAGCCGAGAACTGAGTGGAGCTTGTTGGCGCTGGTCGGCTCATTTATCGGCTTTGGATTGCTGAGTATGTATACGATTGAAAAGGGTGGTTTGTTAAAGTCGGTCTCGGGATACACAAATAATCTTTTATTCTCGGATTATACGTCAGTATCGGTATTTACAAACAGCCTTGTTTTGTTTTTACTGGGAGTGATGATAGCGGCTGGGATGTATTTTTTTGATTATCGAAAAATAAAATCCTGTTCCCTGTATTTATATCTGGGGACTCTCCTGGTTTGGCTAACCGTCTTCTTCTTTGGACCCGAACTCAACGGTAGACAAATGTTGAACTTGTTTTGGATAAGAATAGATTTTGTTATGGTTACCCCGTTTTTATTGACGATAGCTCTGGCCGGTATCTTTTCCGAGTGGAACTGGAATCAAGAGAAAGGATCGTTAAAGGTTTTTTTTCTCCTGGCTACCGGGAGGAGAAAGTGCAAATTTAATTACCGGGCCGGTTCGTTATTAAAAGCTTTTGTTCTTTTGATTATCCCTTGCCTTTTTTATATTAATAGCGCTGTTATGGCGGGCGCTATTTTATATACGATTGTGTTTTTGATCCTCATGCGGGTATCCGGCGCGAAACTGTCGCGTGTTTTCCTGGTATCAATGCCCATTATAAGCTATATCCTTTTCTTTTTTTTAGGACATCCCTATCGACTTGATCGAATTACCGTGTTTATGCACCCGTACAGAGACCCGGACGGCGCCGGCTATCTATACACACGGTTAACCGAGACAATCCATGCCGCCGGTCTTTGGGGGCAGGGTTTTACTTTACCTGCCGGGACACTCCCTGAAGTCCATGCCGATTCAATTTTCGCCTATGTGGTGTATACCTTCGGCTGGATTACGGGTCTGGCCGTTTTGACTTTAGCCGTGACCTTGATCATCCGGATGAACCATGTCGCCAGACAGGCCAAAGATTTATATGGCCGATTGCTGGTGACCGGGCTGGCCGGCATTTTTGCTGTCCAGTTTTTCTGGAACATCCTCATGACGTTGGGATTGGCCCCGGCCTTTGGTTTTAGCCTTCCGTTCATTAGTTATACCGGTTCTCAACTAATCATTCAAATGGCTGCCGTGGGCCTGGTGTTAAGCGTTTACCGACGCAAAGACATGGTAGGAATATTAAAGTAGCTTTTGACGCGGGTGCCGGCATTGGACTAGTCCCCAAAATTGGAAGAGCGATAAAAGTAAATGATATCAGTAAATGTGTGGGAAATGATTTACACCAATGCATGCTTCACGGAATGAAGGCTCTGGCATATGGTATGGAAGAATGTGAATTTTGGGCTGAGAGCGAGAAGCGGAAAGAATTTGTGATTCCTTTGTTCTACTGGCTGACGGAAAACTGGTCGCTCAAGGAAATCTGGCGCGAATCCGTGAAACCTGCCGGATGCCGGGGGCGTCCCTTTTTGATTGCTTTAATAAAATCCTGGAGAACTTAGAATGATTTCGGCAGCACAAATATTTTTCAGGCGGGTTAAATCGGAATGGAAATTTCAATACAAGGTTTGGAAGACGGCGATTGATTGGACGGTCGGTTTATATATCTTGCTACCCGCCGTACTGATTAGCCTGGACGGCTATGTCTCGTTGTGGAAAAATCAATATGGCTGGATTGAGACGCTGCCGTTTTATTGGCCTTTAACGGCCATTTATATATTTGCCTGGGCGGGCGGCACCAGGACGTTTTTGGAAGAAGGGGACCAGCTTTTCTTGTTGCAGCGCAAGAGCTGGATTAGAAGAATTATGGCGCTCGGCGCCGGCTATACCACTATGCTGAATTTCTTATTGAGCCTTTTGGTTTTTTTCCTTGTTTGCCCCGTTATTATTCATCAATTATAAGCTTTCCACAGTCCAGTTTACCCTGCTTCTTGTGTTTGTCTTTTTGTTCAAAACGAATACAGGCATGGCAAGACAGCTTTTTGAATTACGTTTTCAAGGCTGGAAACAGGTATTTACCATAAAAATAGCTTTTGTTTTAATGAGCTTTATTTTTATTAAAGTCATACTTTCCCTTATAGGCCAACCTCGCTTGCTTTTGATCACCTGCGCAATATTTTTAATTACTCTCGGGTTCTTGACTAAAATCAGAATTGATATGAAAGGATGTTTCTTCGACGATGTTGCCCGGGAGCAGCGACACAGGTTAAGATATGCTTCCCTTTTGCTGAGCATGTCGGGCATAAGCGTGAAAAGGCCAAAATCACCAAAGAGGCGTCCTTTATTCTTGCGCAATTCAAATCACCTGTTCCGAAAACGCGATGCTGTTAATTTGTTGGTTGAACTTTGCCTTAAATCAGTTTTGCGAAATAACAATACAATTCCCATAGCCATATTAGCAAAAAGCACTGCTATTCCTACAAACCACTCACTATGTGTCAACCAGGCCGCCAGACCCCCGGCAATTAGAGCAGGAATGCCGACAAGCAAGAGTTCCACAAACAACATTAAGGGATAAAAGGATATGGTTGGGCTCCAGCGGAGATGGAAACAGAAGATTGACATCCCTCATTTGAAAAGAATATGATAATTTTACTAGAGAGGAGAAAAAGGATGCAAACATGATAGATCCGGTAAACAGCGTGTAAACGGCAAGAATAATATTCGCGGTGTCGGCTGTTACTGTGAATGCCCGTTGACCGCTATGTTTAATTGCAGGAAACATTATTAGAGCAATCCAGGCGACAAAAAGAAAATAGCTTACGAGCTTCTTGGGATTGCGGCGAATTTCCAATATGTAGTTTTTTAGTTTAAGCACGTCATAGCGGAGAAGAACGGCGTAATCATGCATCAGCGGTTACCCCCAGGAAAACTTCCTCCAAAGAGGCTTGTTCTTCTCCCAAACGCGACCGGAGTTTCTCAAGACTTCCGTCGGCTATGATCTTTCCTCTTTTTAAAACGATAATGCGGCTGCATATATTTTCAATGGGGTCCAGCAGGTGTGTGCTGACAAAAAGGGTTTTTCCCTCGTCTTTTAGCTCTTTAATTAAATCTTTGAGGTTCTTAATGGTTAGTAAATTCGTCGCGTTGTTCCCAGATTTCAAAAAGCCTTAGCAATTGTTCCGCTTTTTCTTCCCAACGTTCTATTTCATAAGCATCGGTGATAAAACGCAGGTGTTCCCATACCGTCAGCATATTGTAAAGTTGGGGTGCTTCCGGGACGTACGCTGTGATCTGCCTGGCTTTCCGGGAGCCCCGCGGATTCCCTGCTATTAAAATATCGCCGCCAGTGGGCCTGAGCAAGCCGGCAATACATTTGATCAGTGTACTTTTCCCTGCGCCGTTGGGGCCGCTGAGAAGTCCTACTGTTTCTCCTTTACAAGGGAAAAGTTTAAATCGTCCACTGCTGTTTTCTTGCTAATTTTTTAGTAAGGTGTCGAATCTCCAGGATAATTTCATCTTTCATTAAAACCCTTCTTTCCGGGCTCTCAATTATTCTTAGGCATATAGGCATCAACTGTGGAATAACCCAAAATTTCTGTGACGATGCCGGATAAAAAACGGCGGAAACAAAATTTAATTTTTCAAGAGTAACCTCATGTTTATCTGTGTTTAGGTGGTATAAAGACGAACTAACACTAAATTCTACAATAATATTACATTTCCTCCAACTTGGATGGTTTATTCCAAATAACCCTTTGCAACTTCACATAGCGAAAATAAGCCACTTGTTCACAGCATCTCTTGCGCAACAAGTTAAGGAAGAAATGTTTAACGCTTACCAGTTAGTTTGGATGAAATAAATTATATGGGGAGTAGGATAGTAAAATGTTTTCAAAGACTCTTGCAAGGGCCATTCTTTTGAGCCTTGCGCTTGCCGTTTTTTTAAGCGGCTGTGAGGGCGGCGGGCTCG
This genomic interval carries:
- a CDS encoding PadR family transcriptional regulator; the protein is MKVNKELLKGSTVAIILAMLDQQPMYGYQMIKEIEKHSEGVFVFKEGTLYPILHSLESEGMVESYWTETEGNRRRKYYKITGEGRSQLKEKRNEWAAFYKAVNQVLGEGIV
- a CDS encoding FtsW/RodA/SpoVE family cell cycle protein, which translates into the protein MRLEQNQKVQQYLNAVCSQIKCREVHGQIRLELLGHIEENVEELLQTNIPEEEAIDQAIAQMGDALSLGKQLHQAHKPRTEWSLLALVGSFIGFGLLSMYTIEKGGLLKSVSGYTNNLLFSDYTSVSVFTNSLVLFLLGVMIAAGMYFFDYRKIKSCSLYLYLGTLLVWLTVFFFGPELNGRQMLNLFWIRIDFVMVTPFLLTIALAGIFSEWNWNQEKGSLKVFFLLATGRRKCKFNYRAGSLLKAFVLLIIPCLFYINSAVMAGAILYTIVFLILMRVSGAKLSRVFLVSMPIISYILFFFLGHPYRLDRITVFMHPYRDPDGAGYLYTRLTETIHAAGLWGQGFTLPAGTLPEVHADSIFAYVVYTFGWITGLAVLTLAVTLIIRMNHVARQAKDLYGRLLVTGLAGIFAVQFFWNILMTLGLAPAFGFSLPFISYTGSQLIIQMAAVGLVLSVYRRKDMVGILK
- a CDS encoding ABC transporter permease codes for the protein MISAAQIFFRRVKSEWKFQYKVWKTAIDWTVGLYILLPAVLISLDGYVSLWKNQYGWIETLPFYWPLTAIYIFAWAGGTRTFLEEGDQLFLLQRKSWIRRIMALGAGYTTMLNFLLSLLVFFLVCPVIIHQL
- a CDS encoding ABC transporter permease, whose product is MFAPLLFINYKLSTVQFTLLLVFVFLFKTNTGMARQLFELRFQGWKQVFTIKIAFVLMSFIFIKVILSLIGQPRLLLITCAIFLITLGFLTKIRIDMKGCFFDDVAREQRHRLRYASLLLSMSGISVKRPKSPKRRPLFLRNSNHLFRKRDAVNLLVELCLKSVLRNNNTIPIAILAKSTAIPTNHSLCVNQAARPPAIRAGMPTSKSSTNNIKG
- a CDS encoding putative ABC exporter domain-containing protein; the protein is MHDYAVLLRYDVLKLKNYILEIRRNPKKLVSYFLFVAWIALIMFPAIKHSGQRAFTVTADTANIILAVYTLFTGSIMFASFFSSLVKLSYSFQMRDVNLLFPSPLEPNHILLSLNVVCGTLACRHSCSNCRGSGGLVDT
- a CDS encoding ATP-binding cassette domain-containing protein, which gives rise to MIKCIAGLLRPTGGDILIAGNPRGSRKARQITAYVPEAPQLYNMLTVWEHLRFITDAYEIERWEEKAEQLLRLFEIWEQRDEFTNH